The following proteins are co-located in the Oceanotoga teriensis genome:
- a CDS encoding histidine kinase N-terminal 7TM domain-containing diguanylate cyclase has product MVFLRIISFYLFVAVLITSFLLSITYSKGKRGDLKSFFMLSLSLDIYMLGYLMELNSKNISDMIFWNQIQYIGIPFFPAFWLLACLTYAKYRISFKNIFFIMIIPFMTFFIRLTNQFHNFYYKELSVRAFDGIDLLYIEKGPWYYVQSAYIIFAIFLSSLLIWRVYIKRTFEDKKRLEIVFVGTSIPYLGLLLLMQKFWNTGIDWMALFLPVSLFIISYAFLKYDFLEIKTFARENIFENSSYGIILLSNDDKIVDYNIKGKDYGRIIEIIKLTSDKKKNFKIDKIILKSLSENKKIKLDVLHNGEKIFFELEFRNLTGDNDILMGKVIYIKDIIQFELLNLKLQILANIDELSDLKNRRAYIKESLDLYKFAFENNMNYSVTMIDIDFFKKVNDSFGHACGDYVIKEFGHLMKKYFDGNEIYGRLGGEEFAITICNEDSNYIYKRVDDFRKIIENYNFNFKNNSFKISISIGIAFNEDFVYSFEELLNYSDKLLYEVKNSGRNKTYIKEMKF; this is encoded by the coding sequence ATGGTTTTTCTTAGAATTATAAGTTTTTATCTTTTTGTCGCGGTTTTGATAACTTCTTTTCTTTTGTCTATAACATATTCAAAGGGAAAAAGGGGAGATCTTAAAAGTTTTTTTATGCTTTCTTTAAGTTTAGATATATATATGCTTGGGTATTTGATGGAACTCAATAGTAAAAATATTTCAGATATGATATTTTGGAATCAGATTCAATATATTGGTATACCATTTTTTCCAGCTTTTTGGCTTTTAGCTTGTTTAACATACGCAAAGTATAGAATAAGCTTTAAAAATATATTTTTTATAATGATAATACCTTTTATGACCTTTTTTATTAGATTGACAAATCAATTTCACAATTTTTATTATAAAGAATTGAGTGTTAGGGCTTTTGATGGTATAGACCTTTTATATATTGAAAAAGGTCCATGGTATTATGTTCAAAGTGCATATATAATTTTTGCAATATTTCTTTCATCCCTTTTGATATGGAGAGTTTATATTAAAAGAACTTTTGAGGATAAAAAGAGGTTAGAAATAGTTTTTGTTGGAACTTCTATTCCTTATTTAGGGTTATTATTATTGATGCAAAAATTTTGGAATACCGGTATAGATTGGATGGCTTTGTTTTTGCCTGTATCATTATTTATAATATCCTATGCTTTTTTGAAATATGATTTTTTAGAAATAAAGACATTTGCAAGAGAAAATATTTTTGAGAACAGTTCTTATGGAATTATTTTGTTGAGTAATGATGATAAAATAGTTGATTATAACATAAAAGGTAAAGATTATGGAAGAATAATAGAGATAATCAAATTAACTTCTGATAAAAAGAAAAATTTTAAAATAGATAAAATAATTTTAAAGTCTTTATCTGAAAATAAAAAAATAAAATTAGATGTTTTACATAACGGAGAAAAAATATTTTTTGAATTGGAGTTTAGAAATTTAACTGGAGATAATGATATATTGATGGGTAAGGTTATCTATATTAAAGATATAATTCAATTTGAATTATTAAATTTAAAATTACAAATTTTAGCAAATATAGATGAATTAAGTGATTTAAAGAATAGAAGAGCTTATATCAAAGAGTCTTTAGACTTATATAAATTTGCTTTTGAAAATAATATGAATTATTCAGTTACAATGATAGATATAGATTTTTTTAAAAAAGTTAATGATTCTTTTGGACATGCCTGTGGAGACTATGTTATTAAAGAGTTTGGACATCTTATGAAAAAATATTTTGATGGAAATGAAATATATGGAAGACTTGGTGGTGAAGAATTTGCCATTACTATTTGCAATGAAGATAGTAATTATATTTATAAAAGAGTAGATGATTTTAGAAAAATTATTGAAAATTATAATTTTAATTTTAAGAATAATAGTTTTAAGATAAGCATAAGTATCGGAATTGCTTTCAATGAAGATTTTGTATATTCTTTTGAAGAACTTTTGAATTATTCTGATAAGCTTTTATATGAGGTTAAAAATTCTGGAAGAAATAAAACATATATAAAAGAGATGAAATTTTAA